In Flavobacterium luteolum, the DNA window TTCTGTCCAGGTATCGGTTTGATATGGTGCGAATGAACGCTGTTTGAAAGGTGTAAGATTACTGCCTTCGCTCGCCTGATTAAACAATCTACCGCTTTGCACTTCTACATATTGTCCGTCAGTATCGGTTAATAATTTTTCCCAAATCATTCCTTGTTGCGACAATCCCCAAATCCAGATTTTTTTGCCCGGTTTATCGTCGTGATTGCCGTATCTTCCCATTCCGAAATCTTCGTCATGGTAATATCCGCCAAAGAAATCATCGTATTTCCCGAAAACATGATACGATTTGTAACCGCCAAAATTGTTGTTTTTGTAGAAAGATAAATCTTTGCCGTTTTCTTTGTCAATTGGCCATGCATGGTAATCTCCGTTATGACCAATATAAGTTTGTCCTGGATAAATAAACTGCAGATTTTCGGCCGCTTTAATTCCCGTATTCATCCAAGTATAGTAAGGCTGTTCGAATTCGGTTGTGTTAGACCAAAACGAATTTGTGGTAAAATACGCTTTATCTTTTGGCAGATTGATGTCTAATTTCCAAGAAGTTCTTGTCAATAAATCTAAAACCCCAATAACGCAGCTGATGCTTCCGTCTTCTCGGTTTATGATTTTATAATCGACGGGAGTTGCGCAGTTTGGCGTATGGCCTATAATTCCGTAATTGCCTTCAACACCGCCGCTTGTCCACGGTCCGCGCATGGCAATGTCTCTAAATTTTACCACATGATTGTTGTAAACGATGTCTTTTCCTGTAGATTTTTCTATAGCCGACCAGACTTTTCCACCAATTTCTGGTAGAATCATCAGTTTGATATAATCGTTTTCAATTTCGATTACTTTCCATTCTTTCTGAATCGGTTTATCGGTAAAACCATCAAAACGGAAATACGGATAAAACTTGGTATCTGGTTTCGGAATCGGATCAGGATCTGAGAACGGATATGTTGTAAATACTTTTTTGTATTCTTTTATAGTGGGTTTGTTTTGTGCTGAGACAAAAAGGCTTCCAAGGAGTAAAAAGGATAGTAGTGGTCTAAATTTCATGGTGGAGAGCTAGTTTTTGTGGTTGTTTTTTTGCCACAGATTACACAGATTAAAATGATTTTTTTTAATCTGTGTGGACAAATTAATCTGTGTTAATCTGTGAAATCTGTGGCATTATTTTTTTAAGCTTTTTTGTCATTTCGACGAAGGAGAAATCTTCGTGAGAAACTCCGCAAAGTATATCGTCAATCTTTGTCGATCTACTAGTGTGATTCCTCGTTCCTCGGAATGACAAATAAAATGCTGTAATTGTTGATTACTTCACAATCAATAACCATCCTTTTCCTTTAGGAACAGTTATTTCGTCTTTTGCTGTGAACGTTTTTGCAGGTTGGAAATTGGTAACTTCTGGAGCAGTAATAGTTGCTTTTGAAGGATTGATTCCTAGCTTTTTCCAGTCGATATTTAGTTTCACATTTACATCAGCATCTGCCCAACTTGCGATTGAAATTAAAGCCGTTCCATTCTTTTTGTAAACTGTTGCAAGAACTTTGTCGTTGTTTGTTTTTACAGGACAGTTTTCGCTCCAATATCCAATCATTTCAGAGCCTTTAATTCCGAAAGAATCCCAAACTTTCCAGATGTTTCTTGGGTCAGCACCGTCGCTCCAAGGCAATCTGTTTGTCATTCCGTAAACCATTCCTCTCCAAGGATTTCCACCATCTTGAAGCATTTCTCCCATTAATCCAAACGGAATTCCGCTTACTTCTGTCAAGAAAAAGTCAGGCTGATTTTTTTCATAATCAAAATATTCTCCAAACCATAATTTATTGATGTACGGGAAGTGCTCCATGTATAAGTTGGCACTGTTATTAAATCCGTCGCTTTTGTTGTATTGGTTCGCACTATGCAAATCGATAATTCCAGGGTGACCATCTTTAGTTAAAACTCTTTTGATGCGTTTCATCGTGATTCTATCAAAAGCAACATCATCTAGATAAATTCCGTCAATACCAACATTTTGAGTCAGCCAGTTCATTCCTTCAACATAATAATTATGCCAACGGTTCATACCGCTGTTTACAATCGCAGCATCTTTAATTTCAGGAACAAACCAAGCAGCGATATAATCGTCTCCAACATGCTCTTGCAACCAAGAGAATCCGCCACCTTTTCCTGGAGAATAGATTTCGTGACCTAAACTTCTTAAAGCGAAAGTCTCATAAGCCTTGTTAGAAACCTCTCTAACTGTGTTGTAGATTTTTACTTTTAATCCTTTTTCGTGTGCTTCATCGATATACGTTTTCATCTTTTTAAATTCGATAAAAGGATAATTGATATACGGATTGATTGCATTTGCGTGGTGAATATTAATTACCGTTGCTCCAGTTTTAGCAATAGAATCGATTGGGCTGTATTTGTGGTAAAACTTTGTATCCCATTGAAAATCGGTATTTATGGTATGGAAAGGTGTAATCAATAAGTTGAAGTTATAGTACAAAACATCGCCTTTTTTCATTGTTCTAGCACCGCTGTACGCATTTACTAGAACCGATTTTTGGTTTGGCGCAATTGTAATACCGCCCTTATTTTCGTTACCCCATGAAGTAGGCAGTAATAAAGGTTTTTGTAAATAGAAATTAGTATTTAAAGGGCGGCTATATTTTTCATCTCTTAAAGAAAATTGCAATCCAGAATTTACAGCTCCAATCCAAGCGCCGTCTTGGTTTTTATGCGCTACATCCCATTTCCAGTCAAAAGTTGCAGGACGATCGCCTCCTTTTTGACCTAATCCCATCATGTATTTTGCAGATGTTGGCTGCATTGGCATTTGGAAATTAATGTCATTAAAGGCAACATCTTCAAGAGCTGTGACTTTCACGATATAATGTACGAAACCATCAAATTCAACAGATGCGTTAACATCCATTTGAACCGATTTTGAAGTCGAAGTGCTTTCCCAAGAAACCGTTCCAGCTTCTTTTTTAGTGAATTTTACACCACTGTTTTTCCATTGCACTTCTTTTCCTGATGCATCAACAAAATGAAAATCGATTGGTGAGCTTAAAACGTCATTTGCTTTTGCTGTTACAGAAGTCATTTCTGGAGTAAAGAAAGTCTGGATTTGGGCAGGGAATCCGTTTGGTGCTAAGATCAGTTTTCTACCTAATAAAGCAATTTCAGAATTGTTTACTGTTAATGGAGTATAAGGAGCAATAACCGTATTTTCTTGCGCTAAAGTTGAGTTTAACCATTTTAGACGCGTCATTTTTTCTGGACTGTCGATGCCTCCGTTTTTCGTTACTTGGTTAGAAACCGTAATTTGAAGATTGATTTCTTTTGATTTTCCATCAGCAATAACAGTTGCTTTTCCGTTGTACGTTCCAGCAGCAGCTGTTTGCGGAACATCGATACCGCACCACATTGCCTGAATTTTTCCTTTTGAAACAGAAACAGTATTGGTGAAAGGATTACCGTCATATTTCGTTCCGTCAGTATTGATACAGCTGATATCTTTCGCTTCGATTGTTGCGCCAGTTGTACTAACTAGATTGGTAAAAGTTACTTTTATGTTTTTTAAATCTTCAAGAGCATAAACTCCCAATTGAAAAGCTAAATATTCACCTTTCATTGCCGTATAAGAAAAGCTGTTTTGAACGCCTTTCTGAATCCATCTTTGTGGCAAATCTGATTTTAATTTGATAGAATGTTCTCTGTCTTCTGGGAAAACTAAGAAAGAATTTCCGCTGTTTTTTGCCACAAGAGCCGAAGTTTCGGCAGCTGTAGCAATTACTTCCATCGGGTAAAAACTATTGAAAGCATTCACGCTCTGAATTTCTGTTACAGCCGCATTGTCTTTTAAGTTTGCTTTTACGTTAGAAAGCCATTTTGCATCGGCTTTGTCTTCAGGTTTCTGATAAATTCCTTTTGGATAATTTGCAGTTCCTTCATCAACATAAGGCATATAATAAACGTAGTATGTTCCTTTTCCCGAAATTGGTTCAAAGAAAATAGTTCCGTTTTCTCTATTGATGTTTTCGGTTTTTATATTCTGAATTTCTTTTCCAGACGCATCCTGAACGATAATTTTTTTAAGTTCTGGATTAGTGTCTCTTCTTCGCCATTCGATAGTTGTTTTAGCAACATTTCCTGAACCAGAAAAAGCAACTACAGCACGGTGATTCCCTAATTTATTCGGATTCCAGCTGTCATTTCCGTCTGAATATTTAATTTGTGCAGTTAGAGGAATGCTGATCGTGATAAAACACATTATCAATATTCTGCTTAAAAGCGTTGTGTTGTTTAGGTTTAGTTTCATTGTATTGTATAATCAGGTTAAATAGTATATTTTGATTTTAGTAAACGGCTTTCCATCCTTGTTTTTTCCAATAAGCTATAATAGGTTTATAAGGGCCGTATTTATGCTGTTCTTCAGAGAAATTATCATTAAACGGACTGTGTGCATAATCGATTGGTTTGCCCATTTTATCAGGATAATCCAATGTTTTTGGGTTTGGTCTTGAATGTTGAGAATCGTCATTTACATAAGCCGCAATGTCAAGTGCTTCTTTGTCTGTAAGATACGGTTTTCCTAGTTGAACTTTATCATAAGGCATATTGCTTTTTAACCATTGCGCCTGTTTGATTACGCGGTGCATGCTTGATCCTGGCTGATAACCGTATTGTCCCCAAAGTGGAGGATAAGTATAGCCTGATTTATCTGCATTGTAAACTCCCTCTCCATTATTTCCGTGGCATCTCGCGCAGTTTTCAGCAAATAAAACTTTTCCTCTTTCTGGGCTTGCAGCAACATCTGGAAATGCGATTTCTAAATTTTTGGCTCCTTTAAATTTACCGTCTTTTGGAACAAATTTACTGATCCATTTAAAGTACGATAAAAACGCCACCATTTCTTTGCTGTCCAGCGGAAGCGGTTTTCCAGAATGCGGACGCATAATGCAGTTATTAACTCTTTCTGCTAAAGTAAGGACTTTGTTTTCGCGTCCGCGATATTGTGGATAATTGTCATGTGAAGACATTAAATTGAATGCATGAGGTTTTGTTCCTGCATCTTGATGACAATTGGTGCAGTTCATTTTATTACCTAAATATTGTCCGTTTTTTCCATTCGGACCAATGTAATAGGCGGTTTTCATCATTAATTCTCTTCCGTAACGAACCGATTCTCCAAATTGATCATCAGGAATTTGAGAAGTATCAATTGTGATGTAACCTTCATCTTCTTCTCCTTCTTCGGTTGATTTTGAAGCCAAAGTTTGAGAATTGGTTTTGGTGCAGGAATTGAAAACAGCCATTGATAATGCTGAAAAAAGTCCGATAAGAATTGTTTTTTTCATGGTTACTATTTTTTAATTTAGAAGAAAAGGTTTTAGTTTTTCTTCAGGAATAAAGATGGTTCTGTATGGCGGAATTTCAGATTCTAAAGCCCATAGCAAAACACCTTTTTTATTGGTTAAAACGGTAATATGTCTTTTTGAACAACAAACCAAAAAGAGGTCTTTATTGATCATATAAGCACTTCCCATTCTATCGTTGTATATATCTTTTGGTAATTTGATATGAAAATCAAGTTTTACATCATTATTTTTTTCATCCACTTTTAAGGCAAAAACAGAAGATTGTTTGATGTTGACTCCATTATCAAAAAACAATAAACTTCCTTCTTGATCAATATGTGCGGCATGTGCCTGAGAGAAATTAGTGGCTGGAGCCATTTTCATTGTGCCTCCTTTTCCTAATTTCCAGATTACTTTTCCAGTTTTAGAATTGATTTTCCAAATCTGACCATTGTTGTAGAAAGAAATTAAAAAGTTTCCATCTGTATCGTAGCTCAAACTGTTGGCATGCGTCCAATCCTTTTTGGTTTTTAGTAAATCCTTATCTTTAAACGGATCTAAATCATCAAAAACACTCCATTTCCAAAGCTGTTTTCCTTTTTTATTTAAGATTATAATTCCGTCTCCGTTGATGGTATCTTGTTTTTTTCCTCCGATAGAAGTCAAATCGATTATTTTTTGCTCAACAGTTAAAGCGACAATTTCGTCAGCCGATTTTTTTATGATTTCATGATGAAGAACCTGCTTCAAATC includes these proteins:
- a CDS encoding glycoside hydrolase domain-containing protein, yielding MKLNLNNTTLLSRILIMCFITISIPLTAQIKYSDGNDSWNPNKLGNHRAVVAFSGSGNVAKTTIEWRRRDTNPELKKIIVQDASGKEIQNIKTENINRENGTIFFEPISGKGTYYVYYMPYVDEGTANYPKGIYQKPEDKADAKWLSNVKANLKDNAAVTEIQSVNAFNSFYPMEVIATAAETSALVAKNSGNSFLVFPEDREHSIKLKSDLPQRWIQKGVQNSFSYTAMKGEYLAFQLGVYALEDLKNIKVTFTNLVSTTGATIEAKDISCINTDGTKYDGNPFTNTVSVSKGKIQAMWCGIDVPQTAAAGTYNGKATVIADGKSKEINLQITVSNQVTKNGGIDSPEKMTRLKWLNSTLAQENTVIAPYTPLTVNNSEIALLGRKLILAPNGFPAQIQTFFTPEMTSVTAKANDVLSSPIDFHFVDASGKEVQWKNSGVKFTKKEAGTVSWESTSTSKSVQMDVNASVEFDGFVHYIVKVTALEDVAFNDINFQMPMQPTSAKYMMGLGQKGGDRPATFDWKWDVAHKNQDGAWIGAVNSGLQFSLRDEKYSRPLNTNFYLQKPLLLPTSWGNENKGGITIAPNQKSVLVNAYSGARTMKKGDVLYYNFNLLITPFHTINTDFQWDTKFYHKYSPIDSIAKTGATVINIHHANAINPYINYPFIEFKKMKTYIDEAHEKGLKVKIYNTVREVSNKAYETFALRSLGHEIYSPGKGGGFSWLQEHVGDDYIAAWFVPEIKDAAIVNSGMNRWHNYYVEGMNWLTQNVGIDGIYLDDVAFDRITMKRIKRVLTKDGHPGIIDLHSANQYNKSDGFNNSANLYMEHFPYINKLWFGEYFDYEKNQPDFFLTEVSGIPFGLMGEMLQDGGNPWRGMVYGMTNRLPWSDGADPRNIWKVWDSFGIKGSEMIGYWSENCPVKTNNDKVLATVYKKNGTALISIASWADADVNVKLNIDWKKLGINPSKATITAPEVTNFQPAKTFTAKDEITVPKGKGWLLIVK
- a CDS encoding c-type cytochrome, producing MKKTILIGLFSALSMAVFNSCTKTNSQTLASKSTEEGEEDEGYITIDTSQIPDDQFGESVRYGRELMMKTAYYIGPNGKNGQYLGNKMNCTNCHQDAGTKPHAFNLMSSHDNYPQYRGRENKVLTLAERVNNCIMRPHSGKPLPLDSKEMVAFLSYFKWISKFVPKDGKFKGAKNLEIAFPDVAASPERGKVLFAENCARCHGNNGEGVYNADKSGYTYPPLWGQYGYQPGSSMHRVIKQAQWLKSNMPYDKVQLGKPYLTDKEALDIAAYVNDDSQHSRPNPKTLDYPDKMGKPIDYAHSPFNDNFSEEQHKYGPYKPIIAYWKKQGWKAVY
- a CDS encoding aryl-sulfate sulfotransferase, which codes for MIKKLIQYGSFILVLLALASCSNNQIISNINIGTHGNNELKIQIDVTTNDQAQVYAEYWSDKKGIEHKITSPISKSGLKHSLVLCNIIPETNYSFQLITVQGGNKQTSKVYTFKSRKLPEWLQKQFKANCPKPELLPENFKKGFLLLAKRETPGTAYIVDYKGNLRWYHTLEGTGFKVTHFTKDQTILSILGTNDEPTSYGSEILEINLQGDTLTHIKKGQGDLKQVLHHEIIKKSADEIVALTVEQKIIDLTSIGGKKQDTINGDGIIILNKKGKQLWKWSVFDDLDPFKDKDLLKTKKDWTHANSLSYDTDGNFLISFYNNGQIWKINSKTGKVIWKLGKGGTMKMAPATNFSQAHAAHIDQEGSLLFFDNGVNIKQSSVFALKVDEKNNDVKLDFHIKLPKDIYNDRMGSAYMINKDLFLVCCSKRHITVLTNKKGVLLWALESEIPPYRTIFIPEEKLKPFLLN